A single genomic interval of Shewanella psychropiezotolerans harbors:
- a CDS encoding methyl-accepting chemotaxis protein, whose product MLKLNIQRKVVLTTLASVVLSILIISVYSLSTSRSIILESTLDRELPAVLGEVANDIDAQLLMPITIAKVMANNVDYQQVIRSGDRADSHQKIISYLNNIQQEFDTIAAFLVSSESGRYFTQSGLFKTISQSDPKDQWFYNFIASGKDYELSLDIDESNQTPTLFINYLMKVDGRPSAVAGVGLSLSSLATSIKQYQIGTNGIVFLTDDQGVIKLHPETGNIGKNIKSLGDIDTGSILQKQKFSTTEYQDAGTDMLVASRYLPEIGWYLVAQVPSDEIFGALNRATWSVAVMGLIIAILFMVISAWLINRLISPFGELANMLEAIGDGDGDLTIRLDDSRRDEVGNMARSYNKFVSYLSSTLRSVSATGNDLYEAVERIDNQAKHMEGDITDQVSKIEQIATAIHEMGMTAEEIAGSANNAAENAQIAEEAVVQGNLSVQKTISSVSTMSEQLLNTSQTIGQLAEDANSIDTVLEVIRAVSEQTNLLALNAAIEAARAGEQGRGFAVVADEVRTLASRSHASTEEIKGIIEKLQSKTHEAVGAIERSTELSNNSQAEATISGEHLQSISKNIKVMNEMSIQIATATGEQSNVVGEISPHVTAIADISSTSSQVVQQTSLDCSDLREMAVQLNELVGRFKI is encoded by the coding sequence ATGTTGAAACTGAATATCCAGCGCAAGGTAGTACTCACTACCTTGGCCTCAGTCGTTTTGTCTATATTGATCATTAGTGTCTATTCACTCAGTACTAGTCGATCGATAATCTTAGAGAGTACCTTAGACAGAGAACTTCCTGCAGTGCTTGGAGAGGTCGCTAACGACATAGATGCTCAGTTGCTTATGCCTATTACGATTGCAAAAGTCATGGCCAACAACGTCGATTATCAACAGGTTATTCGCTCAGGAGACAGGGCTGATAGCCATCAAAAAATCATAAGTTATCTTAACAATATCCAGCAAGAATTCGACACCATCGCAGCCTTTCTGGTTTCATCTGAGAGTGGACGTTACTTCACCCAAAGTGGATTATTTAAGACCATCTCTCAATCAGATCCTAAGGATCAGTGGTTTTATAATTTTATCGCCAGTGGCAAAGATTACGAACTAAGTTTAGATATCGATGAAAGCAATCAAACACCAACCCTCTTCATTAATTACCTAATGAAAGTCGACGGTAGACCCAGCGCAGTAGCAGGAGTAGGCTTATCTTTGTCGAGCTTAGCAACCAGCATTAAACAGTACCAGATAGGGACTAATGGCATCGTCTTCCTCACCGATGATCAAGGAGTAATAAAGCTGCATCCGGAAACAGGTAACATTGGAAAAAATATCAAGAGTCTGGGAGATATTGACACTGGTTCAATCCTACAAAAGCAAAAGTTTTCAACCACAGAATATCAAGATGCTGGCACTGATATGTTAGTTGCCAGTCGTTACCTTCCAGAAATTGGCTGGTATCTTGTTGCACAAGTGCCCAGTGATGAGATTTTTGGCGCCCTAAATCGAGCCACATGGTCTGTGGCTGTAATGGGGCTAATTATCGCTATCCTATTCATGGTCATCAGCGCCTGGTTAATCAATCGACTAATATCCCCCTTCGGCGAACTAGCTAACATGCTCGAAGCGATAGGGGACGGTGATGGAGACCTCACGATACGCCTGGATGACTCTAGACGTGATGAAGTGGGTAACATGGCCAGAAGTTACAACAAGTTTGTCAGCTATCTGAGTAGCACCCTAAGAAGTGTATCAGCTACGGGAAATGACTTGTATGAGGCCGTTGAGAGAATAGATAACCAGGCAAAACACATGGAGGGAGACATCACAGACCAAGTTAGTAAAATAGAACAGATTGCCACTGCCATTCACGAAATGGGGATGACAGCAGAGGAAATAGCTGGCAGCGCAAATAATGCGGCAGAGAATGCTCAAATAGCCGAAGAGGCTGTAGTACAAGGTAACTTGTCGGTACAGAAAACAATTTCAAGCGTCTCTACCATGAGTGAGCAATTACTCAACACCAGCCAAACCATCGGCCAGCTTGCCGAAGATGCTAACTCAATCGATACGGTACTGGAAGTTATCCGTGCCGTATCAGAGCAAACAAACCTACTCGCCCTCAATGCCGCCATCGAAGCCGCTAGAGCTGGTGAGCAAGGTAGAGGCTTTGCCGTAGTAGCTGATGAAGTCAGGACTTTGGCCTCACGAAGCCACGCATCTACAGAAGAGATAAAAGGCATTATCGAGAAGCTACAATCCAAGACCCATGAAGCGGTTGGGGCTATCGAAAGAAGCACTGAGCTAAGTAATAATAGCCAGGCAGAAGCGACTATTTCCGGCGAACACCTACAAAGTATCTCAAAAAACATCAAGGTGATGAACGAGATGAGTATCCAGATCGCCACGGCTACGGGTGAGCAATCAAACGTAGTTGGTGAGATTAGCCCGCATGTCACCGCAATCGCAGATATCTCCAGCACAAGCAGCCAAGTCGTCCAACAAACATCATTAGACTGTAGCGACCTGAGAGAAATGGCAGTTCAACTCAACGAACTGGTAGGCAGATTCAAGATATAA
- a CDS encoding Fic family protein has product MTVQALTKDWPNFIYEKAIVIPALESCIRAVSPLKQLSEFLSFEQRLDWEAAILLDETLASAKIEGELYDRDSVRSSIVNKLGIGKGNRFNQQSDAMVALLLSAIRTTEQQVNHDVIKHWHQMLFTVAPIITPMTIGDYRDDTIQIVAGRYGKQQVHFEAPGAVNSEVEQEMGLFFNWLNTSSNESTFIRAAIAKFWFVTIHPFDDGNGRLSRIIAERCLAEAEYTNLRLFSLSSAFKNHRNEYYQQLENHQRCELINHQSIVDENNPLYLTKWIIWFLSMVEIAAIDAKKEFERVMQTTRFWQKNQFTVFNARQQKVVTQLLETTDSSDGISRKKYKALTKTTDATAARDIGDLVVKGVLVPIGERRSRRYLIQKN; this is encoded by the coding sequence ATAACTGTTCAGGCACTTACAAAAGACTGGCCTAACTTTATTTATGAAAAAGCTATCGTTATCCCCGCACTAGAATCATGCATACGAGCTGTGTCGCCATTAAAGCAATTGAGTGAGTTCCTCTCTTTTGAGCAACGTTTAGATTGGGAGGCTGCAATATTACTTGATGAAACACTAGCCTCCGCCAAAATTGAAGGAGAGTTATATGATCGAGACTCTGTTCGTTCTAGCATCGTCAATAAATTAGGCATTGGTAAAGGGAATAGGTTTAACCAACAAAGTGATGCAATGGTTGCGCTTTTATTATCTGCAATCCGTACGACAGAGCAACAAGTAAATCATGATGTCATAAAACATTGGCATCAAATGCTTTTCACTGTTGCACCGATAATCACACCTATGACTATCGGTGATTATCGTGATGACACGATACAGATAGTTGCGGGGCGATACGGTAAGCAACAAGTCCACTTTGAAGCGCCAGGTGCGGTAAATAGCGAAGTAGAGCAAGAGATGGGTCTATTTTTTAACTGGCTCAATACCTCATCAAACGAATCAACTTTTATCAGAGCTGCAATCGCTAAATTCTGGTTTGTCACTATTCACCCGTTTGATGACGGTAATGGTCGTTTATCTCGGATCATTGCGGAACGCTGTTTAGCCGAGGCAGAGTATACTAACCTACGTTTATTTTCTTTATCGTCAGCTTTTAAAAATCACCGCAATGAATACTATCAACAATTGGAGAATCATCAGCGTTGTGAGTTAATAAATCATCAGAGTATTGTAGATGAAAACAATCCCCTTTATTTAACCAAATGGATAATATGGTTTTTATCGATGGTAGAAATTGCAGCAATTGATGCTAAGAAAGAATTTGAACGAGTCATGCAAACAACTCGATTTTGGCAAAAAAACCAATTTACTGTATTTAATGCTAGGCAACAAAAAGTCGTTACTCAGCTATTAGAGACAACAGATTCTAGCGATGGTATTTCACGGAAAAAATATAAAGCTTTAACCAAAACAACCGATGCAACAGCCGCAAGAGATATAGGAGACCTAGTTGTAAAAGGGGTATTAGTTCCGATTGGAGAAAGACGTAGTCGACGCTACTTAATTCAAAAGAACTGA
- a CDS encoding DUF3149 domain-containing protein: protein MAFWLDLMFGNAIGLMSMTVIFCTIGIMGYLMWMFIQKSKPE from the coding sequence ATGGCTTTCTGGTTAGATTTGATGTTTGGCAACGCTATCGGACTGATGTCAATGACCGTTATTTTCTGCACCATAGGCATCATGGGCTACTTGATGTGGATGTTTATTCAAAAGTCTAAGCCGGAATAA
- a CDS encoding superinfection exclusion B family protein, protein MQKIKTQIFKPSVPKQLIFSSMLWLAIVSGALLFAPVGILTAVNLEAVVSANSSFIGLGFIIGIAYLITQVVNYFLDEAIGALKAKRTIEVIEEKVRLLDPTERALLREFFLQGETVLTLPQNEPAVKSLLTTNIIEMLGNQKHYAIQGSTADYKISMRARIYLNRQVLRLPVGEPSQEEMENLIKARPTFANNVTGPRKHAA, encoded by the coding sequence ATGCAGAAAATAAAGACACAGATATTTAAACCATCGGTCCCTAAACAGCTGATTTTCAGCTCTATGCTTTGGTTAGCTATTGTGAGTGGGGCCTTGTTATTCGCACCTGTTGGTATTTTGACGGCAGTGAACTTAGAAGCTGTGGTCAGTGCTAACTCTTCTTTCATAGGATTAGGTTTTATCATAGGTATCGCTTACTTGATTACTCAAGTGGTGAATTATTTCTTAGATGAGGCAATCGGTGCGTTAAAAGCAAAGCGGACTATTGAAGTCATCGAGGAGAAGGTGCGGCTCTTGGATCCGACTGAGCGCGCTCTTTTACGTGAGTTTTTCCTTCAGGGCGAGACTGTATTGACTCTACCTCAAAATGAACCAGCGGTTAAAAGTCTACTAACGACGAACATCATCGAGATGTTAGGTAATCAAAAGCATTATGCAATACAGGGATCTACTGCTGATTATAAGATTTCGATGCGTGCGAGAATTTATCTGAATCGACAAGTACTAAGATTGCCGGTTGGAGAGCCAAGTCAGGAAGAGATGGAAAACCTGATAAAAGCTAGACCAACTTTTGCTAATAATGTGACGGGACCAAGAAAGCACGCCGCCTAA